A DNA window from Anastrepha obliqua isolate idAnaObli1 chromosome 5, idAnaObli1_1.0, whole genome shotgun sequence contains the following coding sequences:
- the LOC129248794 gene encoding probable G-protein coupled receptor CG31760: protein RGQRSVRDCSTEFNLQNSISYESCEFSPHSTPSTPHPPPLDQAKDDLLKQFSLLFYPETDVNLYYTLNSDIDGDEEDNGDNSSIVNVQIEQTIAEINRLSRTSLESSETTSAKSVNSTFSIPELPSIGVSERYLPQPPSSSTSSSSMYAIRTPSPIRFQLLDSPCSDTEGIIITEMVEVHCAPAMPLIERADMKRLICEDQCNVGVNSSEDIQSQNNNTSCCMSSTLTDSKTVDLRTPIVV from the coding sequence CGAAGTGTAAGGGATTGCTCAACCGAGTTTAATTTACAGAATTCGATAAGTTACGAAAGCTGTGAATTCTCGCCACACTCAACACCTTCTACCCCGCACCCACCGCCACTAGACCAAGCTAAGGATGACTTACTTAAGCAGTTTTCACTCCTTTTTTACCCTGAGACAGatgttaatttatattacaCATTAAATTCAGATATCGATGGTGATGAGGAAGATAATGGTGACAACAGTTCGATTGTGAATGTACAGATAGAACAAACAATTGCAGAAATCAATCGGTTGTCAAGGACATCATTGGAGTCATCGGAAACAACGTCAGCAAAAAGTGTAAACAGCACTTTTTCTATTCCGGAGCTACCGTCTATTGGAGTAAGCGAGAGGTATCTTCCTCAACCACCATCATCATCTACATCCTCTTCATCTATGTACGCTATACGCACACCGTCTCCAATACGATTTCAACTATTGGACTCACCGTGCTCCGATACAGAGGGAATTATAATTACCGAAATGGTCGAAGTGCACTGTGCGCCGGCAATGCCACTCATCGAGAGGGCAGACATGAAGCGTCTGATATGCGAAGACCAATGTAATGTTGGAGTCAATTCTTCAGAGGATATTCAAAGCCAAAATAATAACACATCTTGTTGTATGTCCTCCACTTTAACGGATAGCAAAACTGTTGATTTGCGAACACCGATTGTAGTTTAA